A genomic segment from Pseudoduganella chitinolytica encodes:
- a CDS encoding suppressor of fused domain protein, producing MSSLEEVWAYREETLYPALFGVARRGIFPLDFELFSETFAQEDVDPRWLHLGILEYEPTPSRSSWLYVSSGGSTPWDAEPSEYNVDDYSWLGVEFVIEAPSQANWPIRVLQRLLAYQVLLANGRLGDYLPLDYGHRLPAGGPVDGSTDSKLTCLAIAKPTHYSSSASLQSGKFDFLHVVGITEQERDFAKATSTEELIAKLSANGAFPITNPGRPGMLLLTDH from the coding sequence TTGAGTTCACTTGAAGAAGTTTGGGCGTACAGAGAAGAGACGCTGTATCCGGCGCTATTTGGCGTGGCGCGCAGAGGTATCTTTCCTTTGGATTTCGAGTTGTTCTCAGAAACCTTTGCGCAAGAAGATGTCGATCCGCGCTGGCTCCACCTGGGAATTTTAGAGTATGAACCGACACCCAGTAGATCCTCCTGGCTGTACGTGTCTTCCGGAGGATCTACACCATGGGATGCCGAGCCTAGTGAGTACAACGTTGATGACTATTCTTGGCTAGGTGTAGAGTTCGTGATTGAAGCACCATCACAGGCGAATTGGCCTATTCGCGTATTGCAGCGCTTACTAGCCTACCAAGTGTTGTTGGCAAATGGACGCCTTGGCGACTACCTCCCTTTAGACTATGGCCACCGCCTTCCAGCCGGCGGGCCTGTAGACGGTAGTACAGATTCAAAACTAACCTGTTTGGCTATCGCCAAGCCAACTCACTATTCTTCTTCAGCTAGCCTTCAGTCCGGGAAGTTCGACTTTTTGCACGTAGTTGGCATAACTGAGCAGGAGCGAGATTTCGCGAAAGCGACATCTACTGAAGAACTGATTGCAAAGCTTAGTGCAAATGGCGCTTTCCCAATCACAAACCCCGGCCGCCCGGGCATGTTGTTGTTGACAGACCACTAA
- a CDS encoding MBL fold metallo-hydrolase, translated as MTAQLQAFFDPATSTVTHVVHHGTTCAVIDPVLDFDPKSGRTGTASADRVIEYVEAQGLTTAWLLETHAHADHLSAAPYLRERLGGRIGIGAQIHAVQKSFAHVFGRPPAQAAFDHLFEADETFAIGTLAATALHVPGHTPADMAYRIEDMVFVGDTLFMPDVGTARCDFPGGSASTLYRSIRRLLDLPPATRLFMCHDYPPAGREPRWETTVAEQRANNIHVRDGIGEEQFVAMRTARDATLAMPVLILPAIQVNLNAGELPPPEENGVRYLKIPIDRF; from the coding sequence ATGACCGCCCAGCTGCAAGCCTTCTTCGACCCCGCCACGTCCACCGTCACCCACGTCGTCCATCACGGCACCACCTGCGCCGTGATCGACCCCGTCCTCGACTTCGACCCCAAGTCCGGCCGCACCGGTACCGCGTCGGCCGACCGGGTCATCGAGTATGTAGAGGCGCAAGGGCTGACGACGGCCTGGCTGCTGGAGACGCATGCGCATGCGGACCACCTGTCGGCGGCGCCGTACCTGCGCGAACGGCTGGGCGGCCGGATCGGCATCGGCGCGCAGATCCATGCGGTGCAGAAGAGCTTTGCCCACGTGTTCGGACGCCCGCCCGCGCAGGCCGCGTTCGACCACCTGTTCGAGGCGGACGAAACGTTCGCCATCGGCACGCTGGCGGCCACCGCCCTGCACGTGCCGGGCCACACCCCGGCCGACATGGCGTACCGCATCGAGGACATGGTCTTCGTCGGCGATACGCTGTTCATGCCGGACGTGGGCACGGCCCGCTGCGACTTCCCCGGGGGCAGCGCCAGCACCCTGTACCGCTCGATCCGGCGCCTGCTCGACCTGCCGCCGGCCACGCGCCTGTTCATGTGCCACGATTACCCGCCGGCAGGCCGCGAACCGCGCTGGGAGACCACGGTGGCCGAGCAGCGCGCCAACAATATCCACGTGCGCGACGGCATCGGCGAAGAGCAGTTCGTGGCCATGCGCACGGCGCGGGACGCCACCTTGGCAATGCCCGTCCTGATCCTGCCCGCGATCCAGGTCAACCTGAACGCGGGCGAGCTGCCGCCGCCCGAGGAGAACGGCGTGCGCTACCTGAAGATCCCGATCGACAGGTTCTGA
- a CDS encoding M20/M25/M40 family metallo-hydrolase, with product MNLRKPARTAIAAASLFLLATAHAAPNDSATLAQVRDTAMASDWAYQRLEDMTDLIGPRLSGSAGAAAAVQQVADTMRKLGAKVTLQPVKVPHWVRGEEKAQLVEYAGRPQGIVQNVVLTALGGSGATPAAGLTAPVVIVHDFDELKARAAEVKGKIVLIDVPFDQGMAERGLAGNAYGRGSAARTRGPALAAELGAAAALVRSVGGADFRLTHTGMTRLKDDQRIPAAAITAEDAMLIGRLSKRGPVTMKLTLTPKTLPDADSYNVIADLPGTDKADEFVIVSGHLDSWDLATGAHDDATGVTASMGVIETLKKLKLQPRRTIRMVAWMAEENGGSGGRAYHQAHKAQLDKQFAAIESDGGVTGRTFGVVAGVRPQYEKLFAPLQASLTKIGAGALTRRDVLGEGDLHYMESDGVPSFAPHVDTSAYFNYHHTPADTFDKVNPDHLKRHVAVLSTLTWYLANMEEPIGRAPEQLN from the coding sequence ATGAACCTTCGCAAGCCCGCCCGCACCGCCATCGCCGCCGCCAGCCTGTTCCTCCTCGCCACCGCCCACGCCGCCCCGAACGACAGCGCCACGCTGGCGCAGGTGCGCGACACGGCGATGGCCAGCGACTGGGCCTACCAGCGCCTGGAAGACATGACGGACCTGATCGGCCCGCGCCTGTCCGGTTCCGCCGGCGCCGCCGCGGCCGTGCAGCAGGTCGCCGACACGATGCGCAAGCTCGGTGCGAAGGTGACGCTGCAGCCGGTCAAGGTGCCGCACTGGGTGCGCGGCGAGGAAAAAGCGCAACTGGTCGAGTACGCGGGCCGGCCGCAGGGCATCGTGCAGAACGTCGTGCTGACGGCGCTTGGCGGCTCCGGCGCCACGCCGGCGGCTGGCCTGACGGCGCCGGTCGTCATCGTGCACGACTTCGACGAGCTGAAGGCCAGGGCAGCCGAAGTAAAGGGCAAGATCGTGCTGATCGACGTGCCGTTCGACCAGGGCATGGCCGAGCGCGGCCTGGCCGGCAATGCCTACGGGCGCGGTTCGGCGGCGCGCACGCGCGGCCCGGCGCTGGCGGCCGAACTGGGGGCGGCGGCGGCGCTGGTGCGCTCCGTCGGTGGCGCGGATTTCCGCCTGACCCACACGGGCATGACGCGCCTGAAGGACGACCAGCGCATCCCGGCCGCCGCCATCACGGCGGAGGATGCGATGCTGATCGGCCGGCTTTCCAAGCGCGGCCCCGTCACCATGAAGCTGACGTTGACGCCGAAGACGCTGCCCGATGCGGACAGCTACAACGTGATCGCCGACCTGCCAGGCACCGACAAGGCGGACGAATTCGTCATCGTCTCGGGCCACCTGGACTCGTGGGACCTGGCAACGGGCGCGCACGACGACGCCACCGGCGTGACCGCGTCGATGGGCGTGATCGAGACGCTGAAGAAGCTGAAGCTGCAGCCGCGCCGCACGATCCGCATGGTGGCGTGGATGGCCGAGGAAAACGGCGGCAGCGGCGGGCGCGCCTATCACCAGGCCCACAAGGCGCAACTGGACAAGCAGTTCGCCGCCATCGAAAGCGACGGCGGCGTGACCGGCCGCACCTTCGGCGTCGTGGCGGGCGTGCGACCGCAATACGAAAAACTGTTCGCGCCGCTGCAGGCATCGCTGACGAAGATCGGCGCGGGCGCGCTGACCCGGCGCGACGTGCTGGGCGAGGGTGACCTGCACTACATGGAATCGGACGGCGTGCCCAGCTTCGCGCCGCACGTCGACACGAGCGCCTACTTCAACTACCACCACACGCCGGCGGACACCTTCGACAAGGTCAATCCGGACCACCTGAAGCGCCACGTGGCCGTGCTGTCCACGCTGACCTGGTACCTGGCCAACATGGAGGAACCGATCGGCCGCGCGCCCGAGCAGCTGAACTGA